One Campylobacter sputorum genomic window, TTTTGGCTTTTCTGATCATGCTCCCATGAAATTTGATGAAGAATATAGAATGAAATTTGAAGATATAAAAAAATACGAACAAGATGTTTTAACATTAAAAGATATATTTAAAGATAAAATAGATATTTCATTAGGATATGAAGTAGATTTTTTACCAAATTTTATGCAAGATTGTGTTTTACAATCAAAATGCGATTATCTCATAGGTTCGGTTCATTTTCTAGATTCTTGGGGATTTGATAATCCTGAATACATAGGAGAATACAAAAATAAAAATATAGATGAAATTTATGAAAAATATTTTCTTAGTATCGAAAATATGGCAAAATCAGGATTATTTGATATAGTCGGACACATTGATCTTATAAAAGTATTTAATTTTAAGCCAACAAAAGATATAAAAATTTTATCACAAAATGCATTAAAAGCCATAAAAAAAGCTGATATGGTAGTTGAGCTTAACCTTTCTGGATATAGAAAACCAGTAAACGAACTTTATCCTGGCGATGAAATTTTAAAACAAATGGCAGAACTTGATATACCAATAACTTTTGGCTCAGATGCTCATGCTAAAAATCAAGTTGGCTTAAACTCCGAAAGAGCTGTGGCAAAAGCTAAAAAATTCGGCTATACAAAAGCTGCCATCTTTAAAAATAGAGATAGAAATTTTGTTGAGTTTTAAATTTAATTCTTATGTTTTGTATGATACAATACGAAATAAATTTTAAGGAGAAATAAAAAAATGGGCAAATTTGTAAACAATATTGAGGAGTTTTACTCATTTTGTAACGAAAACGAAGTAGCTTTTGTTGATTTTCGTTTTACTGACTTAAAAGGAACTTGGCATCATGTTTCTTATAATTATAAAAGATTATCTAAAGATTTTCATAAAGGAATATCATTTGATGCAAGTAGTTTTGATGCTTGGCAGCCTATTGAAAAATCAGATATGGTATTAATTCCAGATATTGGAACTGCATTTTTAGATCCATTCACAGCTGATGTC contains:
- a CDS encoding histidinol-phosphatase encodes the protein MIVDLHNHTVLCNHAKDSMEEYILQAIKNKTKFFGFSDHAPMKFDEEYRMKFEDIKKYEQDVLTLKDIFKDKIDISLGYEVDFLPNFMQDCVLQSKCDYLIGSVHFLDSWGFDNPEYIGEYKNKNIDEIYEKYFLSIENMAKSGLFDIVGHIDLIKVFNFKPTKDIKILSQNALKAIKKADMVVELNLSGYRKPVNELYPGDEILKQMAELDIPITFGSDAHAKNQVGLNSERAVAKAKKFGYTKAAIFKNRDRNFVEF